In Cupriavidus basilensis, the following proteins share a genomic window:
- a CDS encoding enoyl-CoA hydratase/isomerase family protein: MSKSNAAPGAAYEQYSSLAFDRPSEGVLRITLNRPERLNALDARGHDEIARVWRDIDADPTVSAVVLCGAGKAFSAGGDFEMVEEMIDSFDARARVWRESKDLVYNIINCSKPIVSAIHGSAVGAGLVAALLADISVAARTARLVDGHTRLGVAAGDHAAIVWPLLCGMAKAKYHLLLCEPVSGEKAEQMGLVSLAVDEADLQDTAVSIATRLANGAPSAIRWTKYALNNWLRQAGPTFDASLALEMFGFGGPEVKEGVASFREKRGPVFPRTTTA; this comes from the coding sequence ATGTCGAAAAGCAATGCCGCGCCGGGCGCGGCCTACGAACAGTATTCGAGCCTGGCGTTTGACCGCCCTAGCGAGGGCGTACTGCGCATCACGCTGAACCGTCCCGAGCGCCTGAACGCGCTGGATGCACGTGGCCACGACGAGATCGCCCGCGTTTGGCGTGATATCGACGCCGACCCGACCGTGAGCGCCGTGGTGCTGTGCGGCGCGGGCAAGGCCTTCTCGGCCGGAGGCGACTTCGAAATGGTCGAGGAGATGATCGATTCCTTCGATGCGCGCGCCCGCGTCTGGCGCGAGTCAAAGGACCTGGTCTACAACATCATCAATTGCTCCAAGCCGATCGTTTCGGCGATCCATGGCTCCGCAGTCGGTGCGGGACTGGTCGCTGCGCTGCTGGCGGATATCTCGGTGGCGGCTCGCACCGCCCGACTGGTGGACGGCCATACGCGTCTCGGCGTTGCCGCCGGCGACCACGCAGCGATCGTGTGGCCGTTGCTGTGCGGCATGGCCAAGGCCAAGTACCACCTGCTGCTGTGCGAGCCGGTGAGCGGCGAGAAGGCGGAGCAGATGGGCCTCGTGTCGCTGGCCGTGGATGAGGCGGATCTGCAGGACACGGCGGTCTCGATCGCCACCCGTCTTGCCAATGGTGCACCGTCGGCGATCCGCTGGACCAAGTATGCGCTGAACAATTGGCTGCGCCAGGCAGGCCCGACCTTCGACGCCTCGCTGGCGCTGGAGATGTTTGGCTTCGGCGGCCCCGAGGTCAAGGAGGGAGTGGCCTCGTTCCGTGAGAAGCGCGGTCCGGTCTTCCCGCGTACGACCACCGCCTGA
- a CDS encoding SDR family oxidoreductase, whose product MNNILVLGASGQIAQWVIQALANRSDTALTLLLRNPKRLSGNEPSNSKIVIGDVLDRKLLTQAMAGQDIAYANLTGENLDVQAGSVIAAMRASGVKRLVFVLSLGIYDEVPGKFGQWNDATIGEDLKPFRRAANVIEASGLDYTIIRPAWLTDEDEVDYELTGRHDPFKGTVVSRRSVADLIVKVIESPQLHAGASLGVNKPNTDSDKPYFM is encoded by the coding sequence ATGAACAATATCCTGGTTCTTGGCGCCAGCGGCCAGATCGCGCAATGGGTGATCCAGGCGCTGGCCAACCGCAGCGACACCGCGCTAACGCTGCTCCTGCGCAATCCGAAAAGACTCTCAGGCAACGAGCCCTCGAACTCGAAGATCGTCATTGGCGATGTTCTGGACAGGAAGCTGCTCACGCAAGCCATGGCCGGCCAGGACATCGCCTATGCCAACCTGACCGGCGAGAACCTCGACGTACAGGCGGGAAGCGTCATCGCGGCGATGCGGGCGTCGGGGGTCAAGCGCCTGGTCTTTGTGCTATCACTTGGCATCTACGACGAAGTGCCGGGCAAGTTCGGCCAGTGGAACGACGCCACGATCGGCGAAGACCTGAAACCTTTCCGCCGCGCGGCCAATGTCATCGAAGCCTCGGGGCTCGACTACACCATCATCCGCCCGGCGTGGCTGACCGATGAGGACGAAGTCGACTATGAGCTGACGGGGCGCCACGATCCCTTCAAGGGCACCGTCGTGTCGCGCAGGAGCGTGGCCGATCTTATCGTCAAGGTCATTGAGTCGCCGCAACTGCACGCCGGCGCAAGTCTTGGCGTGAACAAGCCGAATACCGACAGCGACAAGCCGTATTTCATGTAA
- a CDS encoding alpha/beta hydrolase, whose protein sequence is MTSSVIRHVTYQNLGWESAADIYLPQDFDESRKYPAIVSTHPIGSCKEQTSGNVYAAALAKEGFVVIAFDASFQGASGGSPRFIEDPAIRVSDIRFAIDYLVTLPYVDEKRIGAIGVCGGGAYTIHAAMTDHRIKALTSITGVNFGRLIREGFSNFDPVSALEAMGKQRTAEAQGGARNVINYLPASVEEGKKNGVTDIDVLEATEYYKTPRGQKPNGATSGLFSFNSAAMGWDAFLHAEVLLTQPLMIVIGDKPGGFGAYRDGWEIYGRAASKDKHIVIAEGWSHYDLYDKPEPVALALARAVPFFKEHL, encoded by the coding sequence ATGACTTCGAGCGTCATCAGGCACGTTACTTACCAGAACCTGGGCTGGGAATCCGCGGCCGACATCTATCTGCCGCAGGACTTCGACGAAAGCAGGAAGTATCCGGCCATCGTCAGCACGCACCCGATCGGCAGCTGCAAGGAGCAGACCTCCGGCAACGTCTACGCCGCGGCACTGGCGAAGGAAGGCTTCGTTGTCATTGCCTTCGATGCGAGCTTCCAGGGTGCCAGCGGCGGTTCGCCCCGCTTCATCGAGGATCCGGCGATCCGCGTATCGGATATCCGGTTTGCCATCGACTACCTGGTCACGCTGCCGTATGTCGACGAGAAGCGCATCGGTGCCATCGGCGTGTGCGGCGGCGGAGCCTACACCATCCACGCCGCGATGACCGACCATCGCATCAAGGCGCTGACTTCGATCACCGGCGTCAACTTCGGCCGCCTGATCCGCGAAGGTTTCAGCAACTTCGACCCCGTCAGCGCACTGGAAGCCATGGGCAAGCAGCGCACCGCGGAGGCCCAGGGCGGAGCGCGCAACGTCATCAATTACCTTCCAGCGTCGGTGGAGGAAGGCAAGAAGAACGGCGTCACGGACATCGACGTGCTGGAGGCCACCGAGTACTACAAGACACCTCGCGGCCAGAAGCCGAATGGCGCCACCAGCGGGCTTTTCTCCTTCAACAGCGCCGCCATGGGCTGGGATGCGTTCCTGCATGCTGAAGTGCTGCTGACCCAGCCGCTGATGATCGTGATCGGCGACAAGCCGGGCGGATTCGGCGCGTACCGCGATGGCTGGGAGATCTACGGCCGCGCGGCATCAAAAGACAAGCACATCGTGATCGCGGAAGGCTGGTCGCACTACGACCTGTATGACAAGCCGGAGCCGGTGGCCCTGGCACTGGCCAGGGCCGTGCCGTTCTTCAAGGAACACCTGTAA
- a CDS encoding alpha/beta hydrolase gives MQTVNIKNLNGQGITIAAVIHFPAGFEQGGKYPAVVVTHPGGGVKEQTAGLYAKKLAENGLVAIAFDASYQGESTGEPRQLENPYVRTEDISAVVDYLTTLPYVDVERIGAMGICAGAGYTANAAINDRRIKAVGTVSAVNIGQMFRNGWENTIRDADAIPVLELGSKARTSDAGKAELATFPLAPMRKEDAPNKELEEAWEYYHTPRCEHPNAPGFMTTRSLNQIITYDAYNKAEAFLTQPLQIVAGSVAGSKWMSDDLFNRAASKDKSFHVVEGANHMSMYDVTKYVDEAVSVLVPFFQRTLK, from the coding sequence ATGCAAACAGTCAATATCAAGAACCTGAACGGCCAGGGCATCACCATCGCCGCAGTCATCCACTTCCCGGCGGGCTTTGAGCAGGGCGGGAAATATCCGGCCGTCGTCGTGACCCACCCCGGCGGCGGCGTGAAGGAGCAGACCGCCGGCCTGTACGCGAAGAAGCTGGCCGAAAACGGGCTGGTCGCCATCGCGTTCGACGCCTCGTACCAGGGCGAAAGCACCGGCGAGCCGCGCCAGCTCGAGAACCCGTACGTCCGCACGGAGGACATCAGCGCGGTGGTCGACTACCTGACGACGCTGCCATACGTCGACGTGGAAAGGATCGGCGCCATGGGCATCTGTGCGGGCGCCGGCTACACGGCCAACGCGGCCATCAATGACCGGCGCATCAAGGCGGTCGGCACGGTCAGCGCGGTGAACATCGGCCAGATGTTCCGCAACGGCTGGGAAAACACGATCCGCGACGCCGACGCCATTCCCGTGCTGGAACTCGGCTCAAAGGCCCGCACCAGCGACGCCGGCAAGGCGGAACTGGCCACGTTCCCGTTGGCCCCGATGCGCAAGGAAGACGCGCCGAACAAGGAGCTGGAAGAAGCGTGGGAGTACTATCACACGCCGCGCTGCGAGCATCCGAACGCGCCCGGCTTCATGACGACGCGCAGCCTCAACCAGATCATCACCTACGACGCCTACAACAAGGCCGAGGCGTTCCTGACGCAGCCGCTCCAGATCGTAGCCGGCAGCGTGGCCGGCAGCAAGTGGATGAGCGACGACCTGTTCAACCGCGCCGCCAGCAAGGACAAGAGCTTCCACGTGGTCGAGGGCGCCAACCACATGTCAATGTACGACGTCACCAAGTACGTCGACGAGGCCGTGTCGGTGCTCGTGCCGTTCTTCCAGCGCACGCTGAAGTAA
- a CDS encoding MFS transporter, with protein sequence MNIISAGLQKIDGKQPRMNVFAWAIALATGLDYFDNAMFGFFTRHIAGGINASPDELVWASTAYAMTSVLGILQQQWWVERIGYRRYVSASLLLFAAGSVATALSESSKELAVARGLQGYFIGPMMSACRIQLQVSFNPQQRPAAMQVFLVMILLASALAPLSGGYLIAHFGWRALFAGTALGGAALALFAWLAVPHSGQVHPEARGDAHFWPYILFASGLGALLIVMQQVRFEVFSASPALVFLTVAGLLALAWFVWHQWHHPRPLVRLHALREKTFQVGLVLYVLFYYLSHSMGYLVSRFLEGGLGYPVENAGQLVGITSLVSLTLAFAYFRYASLVRHKKWMIVPGFLLAVLFGAWMTRMPPGASMSWLVVPMVLRGLLLLFVALPVANVTFRIFAVEEFNHGYRFKNIVKQLTYSFATATMIILDQHRFALHEARLAEFVNPFNPTYQATRDRMVHAFESMGHTNNEAASLALHEIGRMVTQQASFLSTLDGLYFLTWVAICGGIFAMWQKRID encoded by the coding sequence ATGAACATCATATCGGCCGGGTTGCAGAAGATCGACGGGAAGCAGCCGCGCATGAATGTGTTCGCCTGGGCGATTGCCCTTGCCACCGGGCTGGATTATTTCGACAATGCGATGTTCGGCTTTTTCACGCGACACATCGCGGGCGGCATCAATGCGTCGCCTGATGAGCTGGTCTGGGCATCGACGGCATATGCCATGACTTCGGTGCTCGGCATTTTGCAGCAGCAGTGGTGGGTCGAGCGCATCGGCTACCGGCGCTATGTCAGCGCCAGCCTGCTGTTGTTTGCCGCCGGCTCGGTGGCGACCGCACTGTCCGAATCGTCGAAGGAACTGGCAGTGGCTCGCGGGCTGCAGGGGTACTTTATCGGCCCGATGATGAGCGCGTGCCGCATCCAGTTGCAGGTCAGTTTCAACCCGCAGCAGCGCCCGGCTGCCATGCAGGTGTTCCTGGTGATGATCTTGCTGGCGAGCGCGCTCGCGCCACTGTCCGGCGGCTATCTGATCGCACACTTCGGCTGGCGCGCGCTGTTCGCCGGCACGGCGCTCGGCGGTGCCGCTCTGGCGCTGTTTGCCTGGCTGGCCGTGCCGCATTCCGGCCAGGTGCACCCCGAAGCGCGCGGCGACGCGCATTTCTGGCCGTATATCCTGTTTGCCTCCGGACTGGGTGCGCTGCTGATAGTGATGCAGCAGGTGCGCTTTGAGGTGTTCAGCGCCTCGCCCGCACTCGTGTTCCTGACCGTGGCCGGCCTGCTGGCGCTGGCGTGGTTCGTCTGGCACCAATGGCATCACCCGCGGCCGCTCGTTCGCCTCCATGCCTTGCGTGAAAAGACGTTCCAGGTCGGGCTCGTGCTGTACGTACTCTTTTACTATCTGAGTCACTCAATGGGTTACCTGGTTTCGCGCTTCCTGGAGGGCGGCCTTGGGTACCCGGTGGAGAACGCGGGGCAACTCGTCGGCATCACCTCGCTGGTGTCGCTGACTCTGGCATTCGCGTACTTCCGGTACGCATCGCTGGTCCGGCACAAGAAATGGATGATCGTCCCCGGCTTCCTGCTGGCGGTGCTTTTCGGCGCCTGGATGACCCGCATGCCGCCCGGCGCCAGCATGTCGTGGCTGGTGGTGCCAATGGTGCTGCGCGGCCTGCTGTTGTTGTTCGTGGCCTTGCCTGTGGCCAACGTCACCTTCCGGATCTTCGCGGTAGAAGAGTTCAACCATGGCTACCGCTTCAAGAACATCGTCAAGCAACTGACTTACTCGTTTGCGACCGCGACCATGATCATCCTGGACCAGCACCGGTTCGCTCTTCATGAAGCTCGTCTTGCTGAGTTCGTGAACCCGTTCAACCCGACCTACCAGGCCACGCGCGATCGGATGGTCCATGCCTTCGAGAGCATGGGCCACACCAACAATGAAGCCGCCAGCCTGGCGCTGCATGAAATCGGCCGTATGGTCACGCAGCAGGCAAGCTTCCTGAGCACGCTGGATGGCCTCTATTTTTTGACGTGGGTTGCCATCTGCGGCGGCATCTTTGCGATGTGGCAAAAGCGGATAGACTGA
- a CDS encoding LysR family transcriptional regulator, with product MAPEEADDACDWRDWDNFCRVVEAGSFTAAGTRAGLPKSSVSASVTRLEQQLGIRLLERTTRRVRVTEAGEALYARAAPLLIALRDVAADAKSATLEVRGTLRVSAPYESGWLHLSPALARLLKAYPDLRVEIDELRGVPDLIEQGYDVAFVRTTTQLPSSSLVSKRVVAMERAFYASVALCSARGLPQAPEELEAWPAIAEPADQYWEICQGGVEVARVPVQPRIRTSNAEMRVRAAVDGLGVARLASSFVEDYVKRGDLVRVLPAFNSSPSRIYALTPARRLMPAKVRALLDAVGSADE from the coding sequence ATGGCACCCGAAGAAGCCGACGACGCCTGCGACTGGCGCGACTGGGACAATTTCTGCAGGGTCGTGGAGGCCGGCAGTTTCACGGCCGCCGGCACTCGGGCTGGGCTGCCCAAATCTTCTGTCAGCGCATCGGTGACGCGGCTTGAGCAACAGCTTGGCATCAGGCTGCTGGAGAGAACCACCCGCCGCGTGCGCGTCACCGAGGCCGGCGAGGCGCTCTATGCGCGTGCGGCGCCGCTGTTGATAGCGCTGCGTGACGTCGCGGCCGACGCGAAGTCGGCAACGCTGGAAGTCCGGGGAACGCTGCGGGTGAGCGCGCCGTACGAGAGCGGATGGCTGCATTTGTCCCCGGCACTCGCCAGGCTCCTCAAGGCGTATCCCGACCTGCGCGTCGAGATCGATGAATTACGAGGGGTGCCCGATCTCATAGAGCAGGGGTACGACGTTGCCTTTGTCAGGACCACCACGCAACTGCCGAGCAGCTCGCTGGTGAGCAAGCGGGTGGTGGCAATGGAGCGGGCCTTCTATGCATCCGTAGCGCTGTGCAGCGCGCGGGGGCTTCCCCAGGCGCCGGAGGAACTTGAAGCATGGCCCGCCATCGCGGAGCCCGCTGATCAGTACTGGGAGATCTGCCAGGGCGGCGTAGAGGTAGCGCGCGTGCCGGTGCAGCCACGCATCCGGACCTCCAATGCCGAGATGCGCGTCCGGGCGGCCGTTGACGGGTTGGGGGTGGCGCGCCTTGCGTCAAGCTTTGTCGAAGACTATGTCAAGCGCGGCGACCTTGTGCGGGTCTTGCCCGCATTCAACTCATCGCCATCCAGGATCTATGCGTTAACGCCTGCGCGTCGGCTGATGCCGGCAAAGGTGCGCGCCTTGCTGGACGCCGTCGGCAGTGCCGACGAATAG
- a CDS encoding CaiB/BaiF CoA transferase family protein, which translates to MSKVLEGIRVLDFGRFIAGPFCAALLADYGADVIRIDRVGGSEDRFIVPVTDSGEGALFLQCNRNKRSITLDIDSEEGREVVRRLVETADVVVANMPPKTLANLGLDYATLSAINPGIILTASTAFGSHEAAGHRVGFDGVGQAMSGAVYMSGTPDSPTKAMVPVVDFSTALSCALGTMMALYERRNSGRGQCVEASLLQTALNLSSGALIEEAALAIDRQAMGNRSPSYGPSDIFRVADGWIIAQVIGQPLFRRWANLIDAPELVDDPRFSDDLRRGEHGEFLSDLMSKWCATRTRDDALRELEKAKIPAAPIYSPREALDDASIQESGAYIWLDYPGLPRKAPIVAPPAVLSRTPPDVARRPPTVGEHTEEVLAEVGYDRSQVQTMRKAGIV; encoded by the coding sequence ATGTCCAAGGTGCTTGAAGGTATCCGCGTCCTCGATTTCGGGCGCTTCATTGCCGGCCCGTTCTGCGCAGCGTTGCTCGCCGATTACGGTGCCGACGTCATCCGTATCGACCGGGTCGGTGGCAGCGAAGACCGGTTCATCGTGCCGGTCACGGACTCGGGGGAAGGGGCGCTGTTCCTGCAGTGCAACCGCAACAAGCGCTCGATCACGCTGGATATCGACAGCGAGGAGGGCCGTGAGGTGGTGCGCCGCCTGGTCGAGACGGCTGACGTGGTGGTGGCGAACATGCCGCCGAAAACGCTGGCGAACCTGGGGCTGGATTACGCGACGCTGAGCGCGATCAACCCCGGCATCATCCTGACCGCTTCGACGGCCTTCGGCTCACATGAAGCCGCTGGCCACCGGGTCGGCTTCGACGGGGTGGGGCAGGCGATGAGCGGCGCAGTCTACATGTCGGGCACACCGGACAGTCCCACCAAGGCGATGGTGCCGGTGGTCGATTTCTCGACCGCCCTGTCGTGTGCGCTAGGCACAATGATGGCGCTGTACGAGCGCCGCAACAGCGGACGCGGGCAATGCGTCGAGGCGTCGCTGCTGCAGACGGCGCTGAACCTGTCCAGCGGGGCGCTGATCGAGGAAGCGGCGCTTGCCATCGACCGGCAGGCGATGGGCAACCGCAGCCCCTCCTATGGACCCTCGGACATCTTCCGCGTGGCCGACGGCTGGATCATCGCGCAGGTGATCGGGCAGCCGCTGTTCCGGCGCTGGGCCAATCTGATCGATGCGCCGGAACTGGTGGACGATCCTCGCTTTAGCGACGACCTGCGGCGCGGCGAGCACGGTGAGTTCCTGAGTGACCTGATGAGCAAATGGTGCGCCACCCGCACTCGCGATGACGCGCTGCGGGAACTGGAGAAGGCCAAGATCCCGGCGGCGCCGATCTATTCCCCGCGCGAGGCGCTGGATGATGCGTCGATCCAGGAGTCCGGCGCCTACATCTGGCTCGACTACCCTGGATTGCCGCGCAAGGCACCGATCGTGGCGCCGCCGGCAGTCCTGTCGCGTACGCCGCCCGATGTCGCGCGGCGGCCGCCCACGGTTGGCGAACACACCGAAGAGGTGCTGGCTGAGGTGGGCTACGACCGCTCGCAGGTGCAAACCATGCGCAAGGCCGGCATCGTCTGA
- a CDS encoding CaiB/BaiF CoA transferase family protein, which yields MQANQSRPLEGIRVLDLTVALAGPYGSLLLGGMGAEVIRVEAPGGGDIARTNPPFVGGHGIHFGQREDGEVSLTVLNRARNKKSITLDLKSEQGRELFMRLAEQCDVVLENFSEGTTAKLGVDYEQVKQRNPRIVYASVKAMGEPSAFPGLKGMDIIVQALSGLMEVTGYADGPPTRCGLPIADLVAPMYVVNGILAALIHRGRTGEGQRVQVSMLDCLASWVAEEHFDVMGREGYPSRTGNYHDRLAPFGVYPTLDGHVAIVAFQPDWMRGLLESIGQPELLEDPRFSGRGPRMRNAAALNEVIAGWTKQRSSAEVVRELLDNRGVPCAPVRKPNEVLHDQRLHDSGALMNLAHPEFGPVDAVGMGLPIRFSATPSQFDQPAMELGGANEEIYGRLLKLSPKEIQALRETGIV from the coding sequence GTGCAAGCAAATCAATCGCGGCCACTCGAAGGCATCCGCGTACTGGACCTGACCGTGGCGCTTGCCGGGCCGTATGGCTCGCTGCTGCTTGGCGGAATGGGCGCGGAGGTGATCCGCGTGGAAGCGCCCGGTGGTGGGGACATCGCACGAACCAACCCGCCGTTCGTGGGCGGCCACGGCATCCACTTTGGCCAGCGTGAAGACGGCGAGGTATCTCTGACGGTCCTGAACCGGGCCCGCAACAAGAAGAGCATCACGCTGGACCTGAAATCGGAGCAGGGCCGCGAGCTATTTATGCGGCTGGCCGAGCAATGCGACGTGGTGCTCGAGAACTTCAGCGAGGGCACCACCGCCAAGCTCGGCGTGGACTACGAGCAGGTGAAGCAGCGAAATCCGCGCATTGTCTATGCGTCGGTCAAGGCGATGGGCGAGCCAAGTGCGTTCCCAGGGCTCAAGGGCATGGACATCATCGTCCAGGCGCTCAGCGGCCTGATGGAGGTCACTGGCTACGCCGATGGCCCGCCGACGCGCTGCGGCCTGCCAATCGCGGACCTGGTCGCGCCGATGTATGTCGTCAACGGCATCCTGGCCGCGCTGATCCATCGGGGCCGCACCGGCGAGGGCCAGCGTGTGCAGGTGTCGATGCTGGATTGCCTGGCATCGTGGGTGGCTGAAGAGCACTTCGACGTCATGGGACGGGAAGGCTATCCTTCGCGCACTGGCAACTACCATGACCGGCTCGCACCGTTCGGGGTCTACCCGACGCTGGACGGGCACGTGGCAATTGTCGCGTTCCAGCCGGACTGGATGCGCGGGCTGCTGGAATCGATCGGTCAGCCCGAGCTGCTCGAGGACCCCCGTTTCAGCGGCCGCGGGCCGCGCATGCGCAATGCCGCGGCACTCAATGAGGTAATCGCGGGCTGGACGAAGCAGCGCAGCTCGGCCGAGGTGGTGCGCGAACTGCTGGACAACCGCGGCGTGCCCTGCGCGCCGGTGCGCAAGCCCAACGAGGTGCTGCACGACCAGCGTCTGCATGACAGCGGCGCGCTGATGAACCTGGCCCACCCCGAGTTCGGCCCGGTGGACGCGGTGGGCATGGGCCTGCCGATCCGGTTCTCGGCGACGCCTTCGCAGTTCGACCAGCCTGCTATGGAGTTGGGCGGTGCCAACGAGGAGATCTACGGCAGGCTGCTCAAGCTCAGCCCCAAAGAGATCCAGGCATTGCGCGAAACGGGGATTGTCTAA
- a CDS encoding tripartite tricarboxylate transporter substrate binding protein, translating into MISRRTCLQLLPALATLPLSALAQAYPSRPVRFIVPLSPGSGTDVVARYMSAELTKTMGGSFVVENRMGASGIIGTDLVAKAPADGYTILFNYAAHYSNQFVERTPYDAVGDFEPIARLATSAMVLVTAANSPLHTVRDLITAAKRKPDELSYGSPGNGTTPQMAAALMSNMAGIRMNHVAYKAPAQVAIDVAGGQLDAGFGGVATSLPLVKAGRLRVLAVTSKQRSGYFPDAPTLDEAGLKGYELVTPIWAFARRGTPQAIVTQLSDAMTRAAAAPAFKAFCISQGLEVDIQDAARARANAPAELERWKHLVALSQAKAG; encoded by the coding sequence ATGATTTCACGCCGTACCTGCCTGCAGTTGCTACCCGCGCTGGCAACGCTTCCGCTGTCTGCACTTGCGCAGGCCTACCCGTCGCGCCCGGTCCGCTTTATCGTGCCTCTGAGCCCGGGCTCCGGTACAGACGTCGTTGCGCGCTACATGAGCGCGGAGTTGACGAAGACGATGGGCGGGTCGTTCGTCGTCGAGAACCGCATGGGCGCCAGCGGGATCATCGGCACAGATCTGGTAGCAAAGGCGCCCGCCGACGGCTATACGATCCTGTTCAACTACGCGGCGCACTACTCGAACCAGTTCGTGGAGAGGACGCCGTATGACGCGGTCGGCGACTTCGAGCCAATCGCCCGCCTGGCGACCTCGGCGATGGTGCTGGTCACCGCGGCGAACTCACCGTTGCACACAGTGCGGGATCTCATTACCGCCGCGAAACGCAAGCCGGACGAGCTGTCGTATGGCTCACCCGGCAATGGCACCACGCCGCAGATGGCTGCGGCGCTGATGAGCAATATGGCCGGGATCCGGATGAACCACGTTGCATACAAGGCGCCGGCGCAGGTCGCAATCGATGTGGCGGGCGGACAGCTGGATGCCGGCTTCGGCGGCGTGGCCACGTCGTTGCCGCTGGTAAAGGCGGGGCGCTTGCGGGTGCTGGCCGTGACCAGCAAGCAGCGGTCGGGCTATTTTCCCGACGCGCCCACCCTGGACGAGGCCGGCCTGAAGGGCTATGAACTGGTCACCCCGATCTGGGCGTTTGCCCGCCGCGGCACGCCGCAGGCAATCGTCACTCAGTTGTCCGACGCCATGACTAGAGCCGCCGCGGCGCCGGCCTTCAAGGCGTTCTGCATCAGCCAGGGGCTGGAGGTCGACATCCAAGACGCTGCCAGAGCCCGCGCCAATGCGCCAGCCGAACTTGAGCGCTGGAAGCATCTGGTGGCGCTGTCTCAGGCGAAGGCAGGATAA
- a CDS encoding TetR/AcrR family transcriptional regulator, with translation MTKRQANATTVDTRENLMRLAARAFGTQGYAATTMRGIADQAGIEAASIYYHFSSKEELLDAVMEHGAQSIFAHTQARIAALPPGADSEQRFRAGLLGLFSAMIKYGDYTLAHGRQLAELPDKVRERHLKRRAQHQTFWSGMLEDLRTEGHLREDVDIALCRVFVLSTMTSVQTWFNPKKGSPEKVIDELCAILFEGVRPKQVRKPARREQAVAS, from the coding sequence ATGACAAAACGCCAGGCAAACGCCACCACTGTGGACACCCGCGAGAACCTGATGCGCCTGGCGGCGCGCGCCTTTGGCACGCAAGGCTATGCCGCCACGACCATGCGCGGGATTGCCGACCAGGCCGGCATCGAAGCGGCCAGCATCTACTACCACTTCTCCTCGAAGGAAGAACTGCTCGACGCGGTGATGGAACACGGCGCCCAAAGCATCTTTGCGCACACGCAGGCGCGCATCGCGGCGCTCCCGCCAGGCGCCGACTCCGAGCAGCGCTTCCGCGCCGGCCTGCTCGGCCTCTTCAGCGCAATGATCAAGTACGGCGACTACACCCTGGCGCATGGGCGCCAACTGGCCGAGTTGCCGGACAAGGTGCGCGAGCGCCATCTCAAGCGACGCGCCCAGCATCAGACATTCTGGAGCGGCATGCTGGAAGACCTGCGCACCGAAGGACACCTGCGCGAAGACGTCGACATCGCCCTGTGCCGCGTGTTCGTCCTGAGCACGATGACTTCCGTGCAGACCTGGTTCAACCCGAAGAAGGGTTCGCCCGAAAAGGTGATCGACGAACTCTGCGCGATCCTATTTGAAGGCGTCCGGCCTAAGCAGGTGCGCAAGCCGGCGCGGCGGGAGCAGGCTGTGGCTTCGTGA